CATCAGCATTCCGAGGATTGCCGCCAGCAGCGGGAAGACCAGCAGAAAACCCGCGCTGGGGAGCGAGATCGTCAGGGCCAGGCCGAGGATGGCCCACCAGAGCAGAGCGCCACCAAAGGCTCCCAAGGCGCCGGCACGCCGCCCCAGCCAGGTGTTTGCGACGAGGGAACCCGTCAACCCGAGCACCCAGAACGCAATTCGGGCAGGGAGTGGGTAGGCGGTCCACGGTGCGAGGCTGCCGTCCAATTCCTGGAGGGAGACGGTCAGGCCAAAGCCGAAGGCACACGCAAGCGCAATTCCGAGCAACCATGCGGCACTTCCACAAGAGAGCAGTCGAATGCTGACAGCGCCCCGACGAACGCGATCGCCGAGCACTCCCAAGACGGCCAGGAAGGCGATGAACGCCAGCGGCATTCCCCAGGAGGCGGGCCAACGAACCAGGCCCATTCCGCCCGCGTCGAAGAAGGCGGAATCATCGGATTCGGGAATCGGGAGCTCAGAGGCCGCGAGCTCACGGGCGAGCGGGAGGATTGTGTCTCCGTGCTGCTGGATCGTCGCGGGGTCTGCGTGGGCTACGTCATCGACAGGCGTGTGGTAGCGCTCGACATTTCCGGCATTGGCGAAATTCAAGCCCGCCATGCCGTGCCTCTTGAAGATCGTCAGGTCCGTATCGTTGGGGAGGATTTCATAGAGATCCTGGAAGACCGAGGAGCCCGAGGTTCTTGGCACCACCCGTGAGAAGAGGGCCAGTAGATCCGAATTCCCATCGCTGGTCTCGAACATCGCACTGGTTCCGCCGGTTCCACGAGCCTCCACGTTCACGACGACCGCCACGTCCGCGGCCCAGGGATCGAACTCGACGAAGGCCTGCGCACCGATCAATCCCTGTTCTTCGCCCTCATCGAAGAGGAAGATCACGTCGTTCCGAGGTGGTGCGTCCAAGCGAAGAGCCCGTGCCGTTTCCAGGAGAACCACCACCCCGGTGCCGTCGTCCGAGGCGCCCGGGCCGGCCGGCACGGAGTCGTAGTGAGAGGCAAGCAGGACGGCCGTATCGGAGCCGGTTCCGGGGAGCCGCGCCAATACGTTCTGGACGTCGGCACAGGCCCCGTTGTCCGTGCACGCGAAGCTCTTGCGAACGATGGGCGTGTATCCCATCTGCACGAGCTCGTGGAGCAGGCGTTCGCGGACCCGTGCGTTCGCCGGGCTTCCACCTGGATGAGGAATGCCATCTCCGACGAGGCGCTCCAGCATCTCCAGCGCCCGCGTTGACGAGAATCCGTTCGCCGGCTCGTCCCCGGCTCGAGCCGGCGGAGGGTTCATGCTGGAGGCAACGAATCCCGCAGCGAGTAGGAGGATCAACAAGCCGGCGAGAAGAGGCCTGCCGGAGGCCGTCAACACTGTCCTCCAGTTT
The window above is part of the bacterium genome. Proteins encoded here:
- a CDS encoding M20/M25/M40 family metallo-hydrolase gives rise to the protein MTASGRPLLAGLLILLLAAGFVASSMNPPPARAGDEPANGFSSTRALEMLERLVGDGIPHPGGSPANARVRERLLHELVQMGYTPIVRKSFACTDNGACADVQNVLARLPGTGSDTAVLLASHYDSVPAGPGASDDGTGVVVLLETARALRLDAPPRNDVIFLFDEGEEQGLIGAQAFVEFDPWAADVAVVVNVEARGTGGTSAMFETSDGNSDLLALFSRVVPRTSGSSVFQDLYEILPNDTDLTIFKRHGMAGLNFANAGNVERYHTPVDDVAHADPATIQQHGDTILPLARELAASELPIPESDDSAFFDAGGMGLVRWPASWGMPLAFIAFLAVLGVLGDRVRRGAVSIRLLSCGSAAWLLGIALACAFGFGLTVSLQELDGSLAPWTAYPLPARIAFWVLGLTGSLVANTWLGRRAGALGAFGGALLWWAILGLALTISLPSAGFLLVFPLLAAILGMLMGKQRRSEADDTSIVAGSLCWIAVAGFFWLPMAFLFETMLGFRAGALVATSVAFAGSGLAALVARSERQRVGAWIVACVACISVASILQLVLPSYTRDHPRHVSIMFHQDADANIAHWIVSERQGPVPERMRIAGGLSDSELPLPTLPGWYIDRAAVGPTDSLSIAGPEVEILATRSVSEGREFKVRLRSPRGAPTMELWFPPETTPTSVAIEGTPFPPNSERLLMFSKGWHRFAHLTVPPEGFELVLVLPGDEPVSAWLIEQSYDLPEAAADLLAARPVFATPVHGGDTTVLTRQLEF